One Spiroplasma endosymbiont of Nebria brevicollis DNA window includes the following coding sequences:
- the gpmI gene encoding 2,3-bisphosphoglycerate-independent phosphoglycerate mutase, whose protein sequence is MKTKQPILLCILDGFGIAKTNPNNAISQAKTPNLDYLNKTYAHTEVFASGLAVGLPEGQMGNSEVGHLQIGAGRVVYQSLTLINKAISDKTFFANETILKAIKHAQSNNSSLHILGLLSDGGVHSHINHILALLEIAAKANFKNVYVHAILDGRDTKSDVAKIYVQQLLDKMAKLKTGNLASISGRYYAMDRDKRWDRAQIAYDVMVNHKGITFSDPIAYINSEYAADRNDEFINPAYNPLFAHGKISDNDSIIFANFRPDRAIQLASALTNPKYDWNVVNKIPSLKNTFFISMMEYADSVKKQGVIFPPTPMTDVLGEWLSKHQYHQLRIAETEKYAHVTYFFDGGVDIEYSLSTRILIPSPKVATYDLKPEMSAREITRRLESEIAKNIYDVMVLNFANPDMVGHTGDLKAAITAIEVVDECIGKLYTAMKNVNGILMIIADHGNAEIMIDVQGAINKKHTSQPVPFIICESGIKLKSSGCLADIAPTLLEILGLEKPEVMTNQSLLKK, encoded by the coding sequence ATGAAGACAAAACAACCAATCTTACTATGTATTTTAGATGGTTTCGGAATCGCTAAAACCAACCCTAATAACGCTATTAGTCAAGCTAAAACTCCTAATCTCGACTATTTAAATAAAACTTATGCCCATACTGAAGTATTTGCTTCTGGATTAGCTGTTGGTTTACCAGAAGGACAGATGGGTAACTCTGAAGTTGGTCATTTACAAATTGGCGCAGGAAGAGTAGTTTATCAATCTTTAACTTTAATTAATAAAGCCATTAGTGATAAAACTTTTTTTGCTAATGAAACAATTTTAAAAGCCATTAAACATGCCCAAAGTAATAATAGTAGTTTACATATTTTGGGATTATTAAGCGATGGTGGTGTTCATTCCCACATTAATCATATATTAGCGTTATTAGAAATTGCTGCTAAAGCAAACTTTAAAAATGTTTATGTCCATGCTATTCTTGATGGTCGCGATACTAAAAGTGATGTTGCTAAAATCTATGTCCAACAATTATTAGATAAAATGGCAAAATTAAAAACCGGAAATTTAGCTTCTATTTCTGGGCGTTACTATGCTATGGACCGTGATAAAAGATGAGACCGCGCCCAAATTGCCTATGATGTTATGGTTAACCATAAAGGTATTACTTTTTCTGACCCCATTGCTTATATCAATAGTGAATATGCTGCTGACAGAAATGATGAATTCATTAATCCAGCTTACAATCCTTTGTTTGCTCATGGGAAAATTAGTGATAATGATAGTATTATTTTTGCTAACTTCCGTCCTGACCGGGCTATTCAATTAGCATCAGCTTTGACTAATCCCAAATATGATTGAAATGTTGTTAATAAAATTCCATCTTTAAAAAATACATTTTTTATTTCGATGATGGAATATGCTGATAGCGTTAAAAAGCAAGGAGTTATTTTTCCACCAACTCCTATGACTGATGTCTTAGGAGAATGATTAAGCAAACATCAATATCACCAATTACGAATTGCGGAAACGGAAAAATATGCTCATGTTACTTACTTCTTTGATGGTGGTGTCGATATTGAATATTCTTTATCAACAAGAATTTTAATACCTTCACCCAAAGTTGCTACTTATGATTTAAAGCCAGAAATGAGTGCTCGTGAAATTACAAGGAGATTAGAAAGTGAAATTGCTAAAAATATTTATGATGTTATGGTCTTAAACTTTGCTAATCCTGATATGGTCGGGCATACTGGTGATTTAAAAGCAGCGATTACTGCGATTGAAGTTGTTGACGAATGTATTGGTAAACTATATACTGCTATGAAAAATGTTAATGGTATTTTAATGATTATTGCTGACCATGGAAATGCTGAAATTATGATTGATGTGCAGGGGGCTATTAATAAAAAACATACATCACAACCTGTTCCCTTTATTATTTGTGAATCAGGCATTAAATTAAAATCATCAGGATGTTTGGCCGATATTGCCCCAACGTTACTAGAAATTTTAGGATTAGAAAAACCTGAAGTAATGACTAATCAGTCTTTATTAAAAAAATAA
- the tpiA gene encoding triose-phosphate isomerase, with protein sequence MSRKHIIIGNWKMYKNMEDTKIFLNQFSKLIKGKVIKCDYGIAASYTNLPVLKLNQFHNLIIAAQNCHYEPEGAFTGEVSIKMLKDINVSHVVIGHSERRMYFTETNEAINKKLHALFNANMIPVLCCGESDSEYEAKKTNDIIKNQILLALAGIKSQHVTKLIIAYEPIWAIGTGKTASAVEAQTVCKMIRDYITELYDENTAQKVRIQYGGSVKPENIKSFLEQPDIDGALVGGASLQAESFLGLLV encoded by the coding sequence ATGAGTCGTAAACATATTATTATTGGAAATTGAAAAATGTATAAAAACATGGAAGATACAAAAATCTTTCTTAATCAATTTAGTAAGTTAATTAAAGGTAAAGTAATTAAATGTGATTATGGTATTGCTGCTAGTTATACTAACTTACCAGTATTAAAATTAAATCAGTTTCATAATTTAATTATTGCTGCCCAAAATTGTCATTATGAACCTGAAGGTGCCTTTACTGGTGAAGTTTCAATTAAGATGTTAAAAGATATTAATGTTAGTCACGTTGTGATTGGTCATTCTGAACGTAGAATGTATTTTACTGAAACAAACGAAGCCATTAATAAAAAATTACATGCCTTATTTAATGCTAATATGATTCCAGTTTTATGTTGTGGTGAAAGTGATAGTGAATATGAAGCAAAAAAAACTAATGATATTATTAAAAATCAAATATTATTAGCGTTAGCTGGTATTAAATCTCAACATGTTACTAAATTAATAATTGCTTATGAACCAATTTGAGCTATTGGCACTGGTAAGACAGCATCTGCTGTTGAAGCACAAACAGTTTGCAAAATGATTCGCGATTATATTACTGAATTATATGATGAAAATACTGCGCAAAAAGTTCGCATTCAATATGGTGGTTCAGTAAAACCTGAAAATATTAAATCATTCCTTGAGCAACCTGATATTGATGGTGCCTTAGTAGGTGGTGCTTCATTACAAGCAGAATCATTTTTAGGATTATTAGTTTAA
- a CDS encoding VWA domain-containing protein gives MEQLIETQVSKKMVSKLNSLALSETNLSNFNWFKKHFSWLAKEFDDQISNFYLNEVLSATKNVPISPVIKQEIRLFFWVKVNALTRLKNNWEEIFVKAKNVNSSIINYFHYYQDKFQDRKTNGNLVFNDFTMRWESLIIERIINYKLFETTQMRQKYLTMWGNNIKIINETRNLIGFAWNFFGRFWEGNVNDFKKINLNTLIQYGEILKQNPAIIEIARMLGRWKGTSSLIEKQVHEKIKIEYEMKPLGKWPEEVVGITEGKDLEHLLPLELVNLAIPELNAIFYKKFTEEKLSITEFESMDLVATEHIVEEIVEVSLPESQGSFILCIDTSKSMANSPEIIAKSIALAITKIALLDKRPCYMINFSGIFETYDLSSVASSIPNLIHFLGHSFKGHTNINPAFSHALTVMQSKEYHNADLLLISDFLSANISNNNLNIMQSLKGKGNRFHAINIASSMLNNNWKKYFTNYWYYDPRDPFAARKIALNLSQNKSR, from the coding sequence ATGGAACAATTAATTGAAACGCAAGTTTCTAAAAAAATGGTATCCAAATTAAATAGTTTAGCTTTATCAGAAACTAATTTAAGTAATTTCAATTGATTTAAAAAACATTTTTCGTGATTAGCCAAAGAATTTGATGACCAAATTAGTAATTTTTATTTAAATGAAGTATTATCAGCAACAAAAAATGTTCCTATTAGCCCTGTTATTAAACAAGAAATCCGTTTATTTTTTTGAGTTAAAGTTAATGCTTTAACACGATTAAAAAATAATTGAGAAGAAATATTTGTTAAAGCTAAAAATGTTAACTCTAGTATCATTAATTATTTTCATTATTATCAAGATAAATTTCAAGACCGTAAAACTAATGGAAATTTAGTCTTTAATGATTTTACTATGCGTTGGGAAAGTTTAATTATTGAACGTATAATTAATTATAAGTTGTTTGAAACCACGCAAATGCGACAAAAATATTTAACGATGTGAGGAAATAATATTAAAATTATTAATGAAACACGTAATCTAATTGGTTTTGCTTGAAACTTTTTTGGTCGATTTTGAGAAGGCAATGTAAATGATTTTAAAAAAATTAATTTAAATACTTTAATTCAATATGGCGAAATTCTAAAACAAAATCCTGCTATTATTGAAATAGCTCGTATGCTAGGTCGCTGAAAAGGAACCTCTAGTTTAATTGAAAAACAAGTTCATGAAAAAATTAAAATTGAGTATGAAATGAAACCATTAGGTAAATGACCAGAAGAAGTAGTGGGAATTACTGAAGGAAAAGATTTAGAACATTTATTACCTTTGGAGTTAGTTAATTTAGCTATTCCGGAATTAAATGCTATTTTTTATAAAAAATTTACTGAAGAAAAATTGTCAATTACCGAATTTGAATCAATGGATTTAGTGGCAACAGAACATATTGTTGAAGAAATAGTAGAAGTATCGCTTCCTGAAAGCCAAGGATCATTTATTTTATGTATTGATACATCAAAATCCATGGCCAATAGTCCAGAAATTATAGCTAAGTCAATTGCTTTAGCTATTACTAAAATTGCTTTATTAGATAAAAGACCATGTTATATGATTAATTTTTCTGGAATATTTGAAACTTATGATTTATCAAGTGTGGCATCATCAATTCCTAATTTAATTCACTTTTTAGGTCATAGTTTTAAAGGTCATACTAATATTAATCCTGCTTTTAGTCATGCTTTAACAGTTATGCAGAGCAAAGAATACCATAATGCTGATTTATTATTAATATCTGATTTTTTAAGTGCTAATATTAGTAATAATAATCTTAATATAATGCAAAGTTTAAAAGGTAAAGGCAATCGCTTTCACGCTATTAATATTGCTTCGTCAATGTTAAATAATAATTGAAAAAAATATTTTACTAACTATTGATATTATGATCCCCGAGACCCTTTTGCTGCGCGAAAAATTGCCTTAAATTTATCGCAAAATAAATCAAGATAA
- the nagA gene encoding N-acetylglucosamine-6-phosphate deacetylase, translating into MTKILVLTNAKIVSTNSIIENGFLVIKNNLITEIKPGKYEKNYNETKVIDCQNQTIIPGFIDCHVHGGYGYSFMDGTIESIANFAQLVPQEGVTKFCYATVTASTKEIDKILLAFAQYMKTENSSTNKARIVGAYFEGPFISHEQKGAHTESLIHIPDTKLVATWNKISNNNIKFVVYAPELDPNFNNKKNFTSTLIANNIIPTLGHSNANFQQVTQAVKQGLTHVTHLYNGMSRYDHRNPGVVPAALYYDEIVAELICDGIHVNLDIVALTYKIKGANKICMITDAMSAKGLADGDYFLGPLPVIKKGNQVVVKSTGKLAGSLATMIAGFKNLLRVTNNNWQDCVKMASYNSAKQLGIDSITGDLVVGLLADIVVLNKNNDILLTICEGNIVYQS; encoded by the coding sequence ATGACTAAAATTTTAGTTTTAACCAATGCCAAAATAGTTAGTACTAACAGCATTATTGAAAATGGGTTTCTAGTGATTAAAAATAATTTAATTACAGAAATTAAGCCAGGAAAATATGAAAAAAACTACAATGAAACTAAAGTTATTGATTGTCAAAACCAAACAATAATTCCTGGTTTTATTGATTGTCATGTCCATGGTGGTTATGGTTACAGTTTTATGGATGGTACAATTGAATCAATTGCAAACTTTGCTCAATTAGTTCCCCAAGAAGGAGTAACTAAGTTTTGTTATGCAACTGTTACTGCAAGTACCAAAGAGATTGATAAAATTTTATTAGCATTTGCTCAATATATGAAAACCGAAAATAGTAGTACCAATAAGGCGCGAATTGTTGGTGCTTACTTTGAAGGTCCATTTATTTCACATGAACAAAAAGGTGCCCATACTGAATCTTTAATTCATATCCCTGATACTAAATTAGTAGCAACATGAAATAAAATTAGTAATAATAATATTAAATTTGTTGTATACGCACCTGAACTAGACCCTAATTTTAATAATAAAAAAAATTTTACAAGTACATTAATTGCTAATAATATTATTCCGACATTAGGTCATAGTAATGCTAATTTTCAACAAGTTACCCAAGCAGTCAAACAAGGTTTAACTCATGTTACCCATCTTTACAATGGTATGAGTAGATATGACCATCGTAATCCTGGTGTTGTTCCAGCAGCACTTTATTATGATGAAATAGTAGCAGAATTAATTTGTGATGGCATTCATGTGAATCTTGATATTGTTGCGTTAACTTATAAGATTAAAGGTGCTAATAAGATTTGTATGATTACTGATGCTATGAGTGCCAAAGGCTTAGCTGATGGTGATTATTTCCTAGGTCCATTACCAGTAATTAAAAAAGGTAATCAAGTAGTAGTTAAAAGTACTGGTAAATTAGCTGGTAGTCTTGCTACCATGATTGCTGGATTTAAAAACTTATTACGAGTAACTAACAATAATTGACAAGATTGTGTTAAAATGGCTTCGTATAATAGCGCAAAGCAGTTAGGCATAGATAGTATTACTGGTGATTTAGTTGTTGGATTATTAGCAGATATTGTGGTGCTTAATAAAAATAATGATATTTTATTAACGATTTGTGAAGGAAATATTGTTTATCAAAGTTAA
- the nagB gene encoding glucosamine-6-phosphate deaminase translates to MKLVVFETKSEIAKLVSTIIIETIKENHKLVLGLATGSSPIETYDLLIKDYQENHTDWSQVTTFNLDEYVGLAPEHKKSYRYFMNEQLFNKINIKKENTYVPNGLGNVTESAQAYEKLLDEKGPINLQILGIGTNGHIAFNEPGTLGDTKTHVVNLTKATIEVNKRFFASAKDVPTKAITMGVDTILQAQAIVLIADGEAKAKAIYELVHGKITPDYPCSYLQAHDNVMIIIDSAAASLLKSSTIRYPTKKLRSE, encoded by the coding sequence ATGAAATTAGTTGTGTTTGAAACAAAAAGTGAGATTGCTAAGTTAGTAAGTACGATTATTATTGAAACAATTAAAGAAAATCATAAATTAGTTTTAGGTTTAGCAACAGGCAGTAGCCCGATAGAAACTTATGATTTATTGATTAAAGATTATCAAGAGAATCATACTGATTGGTCACAAGTTACCACTTTTAATTTAGATGAATACGTTGGATTAGCACCAGAGCATAAAAAAAGTTATCGTTATTTTATGAATGAACAATTATTTAACAAAATTAACATTAAAAAGGAAAATACGTATGTTCCTAATGGATTAGGTAATGTGACAGAGAGTGCACAAGCATATGAAAAATTACTAGATGAAAAAGGACCTATTAATTTACAAATTTTAGGAATTGGCACTAATGGACATATCGCTTTTAATGAACCAGGGACACTTGGAGATACTAAAACCCATGTCGTTAATTTAACCAAAGCAACTATTGAAGTTAATAAAAGATTTTTTGCTAGTGCCAAAGATGTTCCAACTAAAGCAATAACCATGGGAGTTGATACCATTTTACAAGCTCAAGCTATTGTCTTAATTGCTGATGGAGAAGCGAAAGCGAAAGCCATTTATGAATTAGTCCATGGTAAAATTACACCTGATTATCCTTGCAGTTACTTACAAGCCCATGACAACGTCATGATAATTATTGATAGTGCTGCAGCTTCATTATTAAAATCATCAACTATCCGATATCCGACCAAAAAACTAAGGAGTGAATAA